In one Streptomyces sp. NBC_01241 genomic region, the following are encoded:
- a CDS encoding integrase: MTTTSTSSAAPASGNNSLPGQVLWPADDVLILRGRPVRIGTPPSRMSRFGDKIWHVQPAHRDAHVQISAISWSSFPAVLRQHFRTFFLAALDHPVPVEPGGRQRPAEQASIGSLPYWVIDMRVLALWLDEQGIRDLSEVRDADLETFRTYVLSLDRNGRRKSDLISALRTLWLFSEHMPTQCRLDCDFPWPGQTAKEVVGAPAGTGRENKIPRIADGTMEALLAWVLVMIEDVGPDIRDAWHEYQQLEAGNHHSQARYTGTREERLRTYLSHCRQQGVALPGHEEGGCVNQGHIKRLIDIPKGLRQAMTVPMLSLLADSGLPTEPFTGIGRITGRVHGRPWPERPITVAELPTLVRLLSAALFTAVCYLSGMRPGEVLNLRRGCRDTDEETGELLVHGFRGKGFDRVPDQPDVSEPLRPWVVVDVVHAAIGLLEELHDLPMLFPSSLIHAHDQRPATVNARRRSAMNDDIQDLISWINSTYHRADSDAPIPADPAGRIYAARYRRTLARFIVRKPRGLIATALQYGHIHTKVTLSYAGYADPSWLHDIAVEKLELIIDQVEQDSQHLAAGEHVSGPSADEYRARVERTASFEGRVVTSAGSAERLLEQMDPAIYHGQGMTCVWRAATAACRKAKLALGLPDDDTPDESECRSSCANLAYTDRDIEDVQRRRERHRADATDPLAPKPRRDRAAAQAAQLSGIIDRHHVQGVLGAEERTV; the protein is encoded by the coding sequence ATGACCACCACCTCGACCTCCTCGGCCGCCCCCGCGTCGGGAAACAACAGTCTTCCGGGCCAGGTGCTCTGGCCTGCCGACGACGTCCTCATCCTCCGCGGTCGGCCTGTTCGGATCGGCACTCCGCCCTCGCGCATGTCGCGATTCGGAGACAAAATATGGCATGTCCAGCCGGCCCACCGCGACGCGCACGTTCAGATCTCGGCCATCTCCTGGTCCAGCTTTCCCGCCGTACTGCGCCAGCATTTTCGCACGTTCTTCCTGGCAGCCCTTGATCACCCCGTCCCAGTCGAGCCGGGCGGGCGGCAACGCCCCGCCGAGCAGGCCAGCATCGGCAGCCTCCCCTACTGGGTCATCGACATGCGTGTCCTGGCGCTATGGCTGGATGAACAGGGCATCCGCGACCTTTCCGAGGTGCGTGACGCCGATCTGGAAACTTTCCGCACCTACGTGCTGAGCCTCGACCGCAACGGTCGCCGAAAGTCCGACCTGATCAGCGCGCTGCGCACGCTGTGGCTCTTCAGCGAGCACATGCCCACCCAGTGCCGCCTCGACTGCGACTTCCCCTGGCCCGGCCAGACCGCCAAAGAGGTCGTCGGGGCACCGGCGGGAACGGGACGGGAGAACAAGATCCCTCGCATCGCCGACGGCACCATGGAGGCCCTCTTGGCCTGGGTCCTGGTGATGATCGAGGACGTCGGTCCTGACATTCGGGACGCCTGGCACGAGTACCAGCAACTGGAGGCCGGGAACCACCACTCGCAGGCCCGGTACACCGGCACACGTGAGGAACGGCTTCGCACATACCTCTCGCACTGCCGTCAACAGGGCGTCGCCCTGCCGGGCCACGAAGAAGGAGGTTGCGTCAACCAGGGGCACATCAAACGACTCATAGACATCCCGAAGGGACTTCGCCAAGCGATGACTGTGCCCATGTTGAGTCTCCTTGCCGACAGCGGTCTGCCGACCGAGCCCTTTACCGGCATCGGCCGCATCACCGGACGGGTCCATGGCCGCCCCTGGCCCGAGCGCCCCATCACCGTCGCAGAACTGCCGACCCTGGTAAGACTGTTGTCTGCCGCACTGTTCACGGCGGTCTGTTACCTCTCCGGCATGCGCCCGGGTGAGGTCCTCAATCTCCGCCGGGGATGCCGTGATACGGACGAAGAGACGGGTGAGCTCTTGGTCCACGGCTTCCGCGGTAAGGGCTTCGACCGTGTCCCCGACCAGCCGGACGTATCCGAGCCCCTGCGCCCGTGGGTTGTTGTGGATGTGGTGCACGCCGCCATCGGCCTCCTGGAAGAACTGCATGATCTGCCGATGCTCTTTCCTTCGAGCCTGATCCACGCCCACGACCAGCGTCCCGCTACGGTCAACGCGCGCAGACGCAGCGCGATGAACGACGACATCCAGGATCTGATCTCCTGGATCAACTCCACCTACCACAGAGCGGATAGCGACGCCCCCATCCCTGCCGATCCCGCTGGCCGCATCTACGCCGCCCGCTACCGTCGCACGCTCGCCCGCTTCATCGTTCGCAAGCCGCGAGGATTGATCGCAACTGCACTCCAATATGGCCATATCCATACAAAAGTAACCCTGAGCTACGCCGGGTACGCCGACCCCTCCTGGCTGCATGACATCGCCGTGGAGAAACTCGAGCTCATCATCGACCAGGTCGAACAGGACAGCCAGCACCTTGCGGCCGGTGAGCACGTCAGTGGTCCCTCTGCCGACGAATACCGGGCCCGCGTGGAGCGGACCGCGTCGTTCGAGGGCAGGGTGGTGACGAGCGCCGGCAGCGCGGAACGCCTCCTGGAGCAGATGGATCCCGCGATCTATCACGGACAGGGCATGACTTGCGTATGGCGCGCGGCCACGGCCGCATGCCGTAAGGCCAAACTCGCACTCGGGCTGCCGGACGATGACACACCGGACGAGTCGGAGTGCCGATCCTCGTGCGCCAACCTTGCCTACACCGACCGCGACATCGAAGACGTACAGCGACGTCGCGAGCGGCATCGGGCCGACGCGACCGACCCGCTGGCCCCCAAGCCGCGGCGCGACCGCGCGGCGGCCCAGGCCGCGCAGCTGTCGGGGATCATCGACCGCCACCACGTACAGGGTGTCCTTGGCGCCGAGGAGCGGACCGTATGA